The following proteins are encoded in a genomic region of Pseudomonadota bacterium:
- a CDS encoding NADP-dependent isocitrate dehydrogenase produces the protein GEDTISVTGNVLRDYLTDLFPILELGTSAKMLSIVPLMNGGGMFETGAGGSAPKHVQQFLKEGHLRWDSLGEFCALVPSFEHLYATFGNEKAKVFAETLDQAIGTFLENEKSPGRKVGELDTRGSHFYLALYWAQALAAQETDKGIKARFAGVAKELSGNEAKIIEELNSAQGRPVDIGGYYRPDPDKTFRAMRPSATFNAIIDGI, from the coding sequence GGGCGAAGATACCATTTCGGTTACCGGCAATGTGCTGCGCGACTATCTTACCGATCTTTTTCCCATCCTCGAACTGGGCACCAGCGCCAAGATGCTCTCCATCGTGCCGCTGATGAACGGCGGCGGGATGTTTGAGACCGGGGCCGGAGGATCTGCGCCCAAGCATGTTCAGCAGTTTTTAAAGGAAGGGCATCTGCGGTGGGATTCCCTGGGCGAGTTCTGCGCGCTCGTCCCGTCGTTTGAGCATCTGTACGCGACATTCGGCAATGAAAAGGCAAAGGTGTTTGCCGAGACCCTTGATCAGGCCATCGGCACGTTTCTGGAGAATGAAAAATCCCCCGGGCGCAAGGTGGGGGAGTTGGATACCCGGGGAAGTCATTTTTACCTGGCCCTATACTGGGCGCAGGCCTTGGCGGCACAGGAGACCGACAAGGGAATCAAGGCGCGTTTTGCCGGAGTTGCGAAAGAGCTTTCAGGCAATGAAGCCAAGATCATTGAAGAACTGAATTCCGCCCAGGGCCGACCGGTGGATATCGGCGGCTATTATCGCCCTGACCCGGACAAGACCTTCCGGGCCATGCGACCAAGCGCTACCTTCAATGCCATCATCGATGGCATCTGA